A genomic window from Pseudomonadota bacterium includes:
- a CDS encoding chemotaxis protein CheX, whose amino-acid sequence MAKVLLNDCNPDASLTLTNMLKDNAEIIVEPFSEQRELTDFNLVLLYSDSTDDQQILRKIKNLHFRTKFRNIPIILLKDKSELFSDQPYFNFGVSEFMALDEPQPIFNQILQGYLNPGRQPLERELIYLTPFIESTKTVLSKMASMEAEFRGVYFQNSLRILGDVSGVIGLSGTTEGTVIITFLWNLARQVIANIMEVKENEINAEMIHDGVGEIINMISGSAKKSLLEASYDFQLSIPTIIVGWGHEVGHPDNATIAVLTFDVGDQAFVLHISLTQK is encoded by the coding sequence ATGGCAAAGGTATTGTTGAATGATTGCAACCCCGATGCTTCTTTAACACTAACCAATATGCTAAAGGACAACGCCGAGATAATTGTTGAGCCTTTCAGCGAGCAAAGAGAACTAACCGATTTTAACCTTGTCTTACTGTATTCAGACAGTACAGATGACCAACAGATTTTGCGTAAAATAAAAAATCTGCACTTCAGGACAAAATTTAGAAATATACCTATTATTTTGCTTAAAGATAAATCCGAATTGTTTTCCGACCAGCCCTATTTCAATTTTGGAGTTTCTGAATTTATGGCTCTGGATGAACCCCAACCGATTTTCAATCAAATTTTACAGGGGTATTTAAATCCGGGGCGGCAACCGCTTGAACGTGAGTTAATATATCTGACCCCCTTTATTGAAAGCACGAAAACGGTTTTAAGCAAGATGGCATCCATGGAGGCTGAATTTAGGGGAGTATATTTTCAAAATAGCTTAAGAATTCTTGGCGATGTTTCCGGAGTCATTGGCCTTTCCGGCACAACTGAGGGAACAGTTATTATCACCTTTCTCTGGAATCTTGCAAGACAGGTGATTGCGAATATCATGGAAGTAAAAGAAAATGAAATCAATGCAGAAATGATACACGATGGCGTTGGTGAAATAATTAACATGATAAGCGGGTCCGCCAAGAAATCGTTATTAGAAGCATCGTATGATTTCCAGCTTTCAATACCGACAATAATTGTTGGCTGGGGCCACGAAGTGGGGCATCCCGATAATGCAACTATTGCGGTACTGACCTTTGATGTTGGAGACCAGGCATTTGTATTACATATCTCTCTGACACAAAAATAG
- a CDS encoding glycogen-binding domain-containing protein, with product MAKEKISAKAGKRRVNFFIEAQKASNVSLMGDFNDWNEKKHPMKKENSEVWKKTIFLNPGRYEYMFLVDGQWQKDPNNGQLCENNFGTHNNYIIIQ from the coding sequence ATGGCAAAAGAGAAAATATCAGCAAAGGCAGGTAAAAGAAGAGTTAATTTTTTTATTGAAGCTCAAAAAGCTAGTAATGTCTCTTTAATGGGTGATTTTAATGATTGGAACGAGAAAAAACACCCTATGAAAAAAGAAAATAGTGAAGTCTGGAAAAAAACGATTTTCCTTAATCCCGGTAGATATGAATACATGTTTCTAGTTGACGGGCAATGGCAAAAAGACCCCAATAATGGCCAACTATGTGAAAACAATTTTGGAACACACAATAACTATATAATAATACAGTAA
- a CDS encoding FAD-dependent oxidoreductase produces MIPLKTIPAIYGKKYQKNLQQGLEDKVTAKQTRYVIIGASAAGMAAANAIRELDSSGIITVLSMEKEMPYFRPMIPFLISGKKSESDIALVGNGPYKGKDINICTGARVTFVDTKNKIVSASNSKNISYDKLLIASGSSSFIPPEIEGTNSQGVFALRTLSDAKKIADLTAKTRQVVMAGGGMLNLKTAFALLERGLEVILVVYSGQVLSQLMEADDAKLIRKALNIAGLKIITGCGVKKIISGNNGVKGVMLSNGKQIEAEMVLIGKGVSPNIDFLDKSSIRIDRGVVADEYTATNIPDVYAAGDVAESFDLLSGKKIISGLWTNAAEMGRCAGRNMAGRHTRYLGSAGILNATQVADVPFVSMGIVHTKGTDYETHVTETQTTYKKLVFSSDSKYLVGALFVGDIKRAGLYRFIIREKKNIDNIKSQLINHKLHYGHFLQ; encoded by the coding sequence ATGATACCGTTGAAAACTATTCCGGCAATATACGGAAAAAAGTATCAAAAGAACTTGCAGCAGGGCTTGGAGGATAAAGTGACTGCAAAACAAACCCGTTATGTAATTATAGGCGCAAGTGCCGCCGGAATGGCTGCCGCAAATGCCATACGTGAACTGGACAGCTCAGGGATTATTACGGTTTTATCGATGGAAAAGGAAATGCCGTACTTTCGGCCTATGATTCCTTTTCTGATAAGTGGCAAAAAATCCGAATCTGACATAGCTCTTGTTGGCAACGGTCCTTACAAAGGCAAAGATATCAATATCTGCACCGGGGCAAGAGTTACTTTTGTTGATACAAAAAACAAAATTGTCTCAGCAAGTAATTCAAAAAACATTTCATATGACAAGTTGCTTATTGCAAGCGGAAGCAGTTCCTTTATTCCTCCGGAAATAGAAGGAACAAATTCACAAGGGGTTTTTGCCTTAAGAACTCTTTCGGATGCAAAAAAAATAGCCGACCTCACTGCAAAAACTCGTCAGGTTGTTATGGCGGGCGGAGGGATGCTGAATTTAAAAACCGCCTTTGCATTGCTTGAACGCGGTCTTGAGGTTATTCTTGTTGTTTATTCCGGCCAGGTGTTATCTCAGTTGATGGAAGCAGATGATGCCAAACTCATCCGGAAAGCGCTAAACATTGCAGGACTTAAGATTATAACCGGGTGCGGTGTCAAGAAAATTATTTCAGGAAATAACGGAGTAAAAGGTGTAATGCTGTCAAACGGGAAACAAATTGAAGCTGAAATGGTTTTGATTGGAAAAGGAGTTTCGCCCAATATAGACTTTCTTGATAAAAGCAGTATAAGGATTGATCGGGGTGTTGTTGCCGATGAATATACTGCTACGAACATTCCGGATGTTTATGCGGCAGGAGATGTTGCAGAAAGCTTTGATTTACTTTCCGGAAAGAAAATAATAAGCGGTCTTTGGACAAATGCAGCCGAAATGGGGCGCTGCGCCGGGCGCAACATGGCTGGAAGACATACCCGGTATTTGGGTTCCGCCGGTATTTTAAATGCAACCCAGGTGGCCGACGTTCCGTTTGTCTCAATGGGAATAGTACATACTAAAGGAACTGATTATGAAACACATGTAACCGAAACACAAACAACATACAAAAAACTTGTTTTCTCATCCGATAGCAAATATCTTGTAGGAGCTCTGTTTGTCGGAGATATAAAACGCGCTGGTCTTTACCGCTTTATAATTAGAGAAAAGAAAAATATCGATAATATAAAGTCGCAGTTAATAAATCACAAACTGCATTACGGCCATTTTCTGCAATAG
- a CDS encoding response regulator produces MNVIIADDSKVVRSIVEKAIKPLGYNSFQASHGGEALEILEKMGGEIGLILMDWNMPVMDGFDALVKIKQDSRFSSIPIIMLTSESDNNKVKMASDAGAAAYVKKPFTQDELVENIKQVIN; encoded by the coding sequence ATGAATGTAATTATAGCCGATGACTCAAAGGTTGTTCGTTCTATAGTTGAAAAGGCTATCAAACCACTTGGCTATAACTCTTTTCAAGCATCCCATGGAGGAGAAGCTCTTGAAATATTGGAAAAAATGGGAGGTGAAATTGGTTTGATTCTTATGGATTGGAATATGCCTGTCATGGATGGTTTTGATGCACTGGTTAAGATTAAACAAGACTCAAGATTTTCTTCAATTCCAATAATAATGCTAACTTCGGAATCAGATAATAACAAGGTCAAAATGGCCAGTGATGCGGGAGCGGCAGCTTATGTAAAAAAACCATTTACACAAGATGAATTAGTTGAAAATATAAAACAAGTTATAAACTAA
- the cooS gene encoding anaerobic carbon-monoxide dehydrogenase catalytic subunit, translated as MSGKEDFSDKSTDPAVLQMLEKAKKNNITTVWDRYEAMKPQCGFGDTGLCCRHCLQGPCRIDPFGEGPKEGICGATADIMVARGLDRAIAAGTAAHSGHAKHLAHTLLKVAKGEVKDYSIKETGKLKSVATRLNIPVTGRSDNDIAKDVANAALADFHEKDTPVLWAATVVTPARAKTLGDLGLVPKGIDHEISEIMHRTLYGVDADPVNLLLAGLRCGVADLAGCYMGTDLADILFGIPQPKATTANMGVLKANAVNIAVHGHNPVLSDVLVTLAPKANAKAVAAGASEINIVGICCTGNEIMMRHGIASCTHSVSQEMAIVTGALDAMVVDYQCIMPSVVSVAECFTTPVITTMDLCKITNSKHIEFTEEKAAEKAGEIFNIAIESFKRRKNKTVDIPDIRSNVVAGFSVEAIVAALSKLDEKDPLKPLVDNIKSGNIRGVCLFAGCNNVKVAQDKNFITMARILLKNNVLVIATGCGAGALMRHGFMDPLNVDNLCGDGLKAVLTAIGEANGLGGPLPPVLHVGSCVDNSRAVALAVAVANYLGVDTDKLPVVASAAEAVSEKAVSIGTYSVAAGLPTHVGVMIPVTGSALVTQILTEKIKDITGGYFIVDLDPESAAQKLLAAIDERRAGLGL; from the coding sequence ATGTCCGGGAAGGAAGATTTCAGCGACAAAAGCACTGATCCTGCAGTTTTACAGATGCTTGAAAAAGCCAAAAAAAATAACATAACAACCGTATGGGACAGATACGAGGCCATGAAGCCTCAGTGCGGTTTTGGAGACACAGGTCTTTGCTGCAGGCATTGCCTTCAGGGACCGTGCCGTATCGATCCTTTTGGTGAAGGCCCCAAAGAGGGTATATGCGGAGCAACTGCCGATATAATGGTTGCAAGAGGCCTTGACAGGGCAATTGCTGCCGGTACCGCCGCACATTCCGGCCATGCAAAGCATCTGGCTCATACCTTGTTAAAGGTGGCAAAAGGAGAAGTAAAAGACTATTCGATCAAGGAAACCGGAAAACTCAAAAGTGTTGCGACACGCTTAAATATCCCGGTAACCGGTCGTTCGGATAATGACATAGCAAAAGATGTGGCTAATGCAGCTCTTGCCGATTTTCATGAAAAAGATACTCCAGTACTTTGGGCAGCAACCGTAGTAACTCCTGCCCGTGCAAAAACTCTTGGCGATTTGGGCTTGGTGCCTAAAGGCATTGATCATGAAATCTCAGAGATTATGCACAGGACTTTATATGGAGTGGATGCCGATCCGGTGAATCTTCTTCTTGCAGGATTGCGATGCGGTGTTGCAGATCTGGCCGGTTGTTATATGGGCACGGATCTGGCGGATATACTTTTCGGCATTCCCCAGCCCAAAGCAACAACTGCAAATATGGGTGTGTTAAAAGCGAATGCAGTCAATATAGCAGTACATGGCCATAATCCGGTACTTTCCGATGTATTGGTAACTCTTGCTCCAAAAGCAAATGCAAAAGCTGTTGCGGCCGGAGCATCGGAAATAAATATCGTTGGAATATGTTGTACAGGAAATGAAATAATGATGCGCCACGGTATTGCCTCATGTACGCATTCAGTAAGCCAGGAGATGGCTATCGTAACCGGTGCGCTTGATGCAATGGTTGTGGATTACCAGTGCATAATGCCTTCTGTGGTTTCGGTTGCGGAATGCTTCACAACGCCTGTAATTACCACTATGGATTTGTGCAAGATTACAAATTCAAAGCATATCGAATTTACTGAGGAAAAGGCTGCTGAAAAGGCCGGTGAAATTTTTAACATTGCAATCGAAAGTTTTAAACGCCGCAAAAACAAGACTGTTGATATTCCGGATATCCGCTCAAATGTTGTAGCCGGATTTTCTGTGGAAGCAATTGTGGCGGCGCTTTCTAAACTGGATGAAAAAGATCCTCTTAAACCGCTTGTTGATAATATTAAATCAGGCAACATTCGCGGGGTATGCCTTTTTGCAGGATGCAATAATGTCAAGGTGGCCCAGGACAAAAACTTTATAACTATGGCCCGTATACTTCTTAAAAACAATGTGCTTGTGATTGCCACAGGATGCGGGGCCGGAGCTTTGATGCGGCATGGATTCATGGACCCTTTAAATGTTGATAATCTTTGTGGAGACGGACTTAAAGCAGTACTTACGGCTATCGGAGAAGCAAACGGACTTGGCGGACCTCTTCCGCCGGTTTTACATGTAGGCTCCTGTGTTGATAATTCCAGGGCCGTGGCTCTGGCGGTTGCTGTTGCAAACTATCTTGGTGTTGATACAGACAAGCTTCCGGTTGTTGCATCAGCGGCGGAAGCCGTATCCGAAAAAGCCGTATCTATCGGTACATATTCAGTTGCAGCAGGACTTCCCACTCATGTGGGAGTTATGATTCCCGTTACCGGCAGTGCGCTTGTAACTCAAATCCTTACTGAAAAAATCAAAGATATTACAGGCGGTTATTTTATTGTGGATCTTGATCCTGAATCCGCAGCACAAAAACTTTTGGCCGCCATAGATGAACGCCGGGCAGGATTGGGATTATAA
- a CDS encoding 4Fe-4S dicluster domain-containing protein — translation MTTPKEIFVKIDRCMGCHSCELACAVEHSESKSLYSAISEHPVPKKRIYVEWTAPDSRMPILCRHCEDAPCLHACISGAITRTEDGVVLTDADKCIGCWTCVMVCPYGVIGRHIEEHKAYRCDRCPDKDIPACVTACPTHALVYDTVENYSGNIRKKVSKELAAGLGG, via the coding sequence ATGACAACACCTAAAGAAATATTTGTTAAAATTGATCGTTGCATGGGATGCCACAGTTGCGAGCTTGCCTGTGCGGTAGAGCATTCAGAAAGCAAATCATTATACAGCGCAATATCTGAACACCCTGTACCGAAAAAACGTATCTATGTTGAGTGGACTGCACCGGATAGCCGTATGCCCATATTATGCCGCCATTGTGAAGATGCACCTTGTCTGCATGCCTGTATATCCGGAGCAATAACCCGAACAGAAGACGGGGTAGTTCTTACCGATGCTGATAAATGTATCGGCTGCTGGACATGTGTCATGGTTTGTCCTTACGGAGTAATAGGAAGGCATATTGAAGAACACAAGGCATACCGTTGCGACCGGTGTCCAGATAAAGATATTCCCGCATGTGTAACGGCATGTCCCACTCACGCGTTGGTTTATGATACCGTTGAAAACTATTCCGGCAATATACGGAAAAAAGTATCAAAAGAACTTGCAGCAGGGCTTGGAGGATAA
- a CDS encoding protein kinase: MENTQTDILLISTSQELHDFVADVLDKDGYCVHTASIMREALSAIDLNPVGLILCGIELEDISGEQFLSYLKNDPKRESIPFIFLLSTENQNALSPKRAIGLGAENFVFFPTEGSVLLSCIKEFLKPSRQVEHHVEHIDASTHKDNKDSQANICKPVLTEAEQKGIDERRVEKRERFEIPIPVEISREGKTWIHGFILNRGKSSAMIETSLRRRYGDDIFIREPEDEIGNIVAGSVVHVLLGDENKQIGFGVVFRKKNSINWQSFSERLMSKSKKQSTVTIRRDFFPIAAEVSRDGAFWIDAQITGCDLMSASLKTSILAKPEDKMVIKFERHGIKNIVNGKIKKVELEQSELLAKIELDFSEDEEWIKLYNHFAVIAGPESSDKEKEVNVHDKFRAKMIKVGLSGDLNSKESDNVASIKEDTQKKTEPKNKRFYQSLIGRKMDNYEVVSFISAGGMGGVFKGWDIALERDVALKVISWELSSQEEFVKMFLKEARFVSKLNHPNIAQIYYIGNSNGIMYYAMEFIHGQTLSDMLKSKFQFNVVQIITYLKTLCSALDFVWKNNIVHRDIKPANIMVTSSDELKLVDFGVAKLDTKSEIQEEKKIVGSPLYLSPESIRNQGVDNRSDIYSLGATFYHLLAGIPPFYDNSCSNLLFKQLNDPVPPLKQKCPETPDFLCETIEKMMAKKCEERFQNYQEIIDCLNCSSSSK, translated from the coding sequence ATGGAAAACACACAAACTGACATTTTGCTTATCAGCACATCACAAGAACTTCATGATTTTGTGGCAGATGTTCTGGACAAAGATGGATATTGTGTTCACACTGCCTCTATTATGAGAGAAGCTTTATCTGCCATAGATTTGAACCCGGTTGGTTTAATTCTCTGCGGTATTGAGCTGGAAGATATTTCCGGCGAGCAGTTTTTATCCTATCTTAAGAATGATCCGAAAAGAGAATCAATCCCATTTATTTTTCTTCTATCAACAGAAAACCAAAATGCGCTTAGTCCTAAACGTGCAATTGGGTTAGGCGCGGAAAATTTTGTTTTTTTCCCTACAGAAGGCTCTGTATTGCTTTCTTGTATAAAAGAGTTTTTAAAACCATCCCGGCAGGTAGAACATCATGTTGAACATATCGATGCATCTACGCATAAAGACAATAAAGACTCGCAAGCTAATATATGCAAACCCGTTTTAACCGAAGCAGAACAAAAAGGGATTGATGAGAGACGTGTGGAAAAGAGGGAACGCTTTGAGATTCCGATTCCGGTAGAAATATCTCGAGAAGGCAAAACCTGGATTCATGGTTTTATATTAAATCGCGGCAAGTCAAGCGCTATGATTGAAACATCTCTTCGTAGAAGATATGGTGATGATATTTTTATAAGAGAGCCTGAAGATGAAATCGGTAATATAGTTGCAGGTTCAGTAGTCCATGTTCTTTTAGGAGATGAAAACAAACAGATTGGCTTCGGCGTTGTTTTCCGTAAAAAAAATAGTATCAATTGGCAAAGCTTTTCAGAACGTTTGATGAGCAAAAGCAAAAAGCAGTCAACAGTAACTATAAGGCGCGATTTTTTCCCAATAGCTGCTGAAGTGTCAAGGGACGGCGCTTTTTGGATTGATGCTCAAATTACCGGTTGCGACCTGATGAGTGCCAGCCTTAAAACATCGATATTGGCAAAACCGGAAGACAAAATGGTTATAAAGTTTGAGCGGCATGGTATTAAAAATATTGTTAATGGCAAGATAAAAAAGGTTGAACTTGAACAAAGCGAATTACTAGCGAAAATAGAACTTGATTTCTCGGAAGATGAAGAGTGGATAAAATTGTATAATCATTTTGCTGTTATCGCCGGGCCTGAATCATCTGACAAAGAAAAGGAAGTAAATGTTCATGATAAATTTCGGGCCAAAATGATTAAGGTAGGATTATCCGGAGACTTAAACAGCAAAGAAAGTGATAATGTTGCTTCGATTAAAGAAGACACCCAGAAGAAAACAGAACCCAAGAACAAACGTTTCTATCAAAGCTTAATCGGCAGAAAAATGGATAATTACGAGGTAGTATCATTTATTAGTGCAGGAGGGATGGGAGGAGTATTCAAAGGATGGGATATAGCATTGGAAAGAGATGTGGCATTAAAAGTCATATCATGGGAGCTTTCATCTCAGGAAGAGTTTGTAAAGATGTTTTTAAAAGAGGCTCGCTTTGTTTCCAAGCTGAACCATCCCAATATTGCGCAAATTTATTATATCGGTAATTCAAATGGGATTATGTATTATGCAATGGAATTTATTCATGGTCAGACTTTATCTGATATGCTCAAAAGTAAGTTCCAGTTTAATGTAGTGCAAATAATAACCTATTTAAAAACATTGTGCAGCGCTTTAGACTTTGTCTGGAAAAACAATATCGTCCACAGGGATATCAAACCTGCCAACATTATGGTGACAAGTTCTGATGAATTGAAACTGGTAGATTTCGGTGTAGCAAAGCTTGATACCAAGAGCGAGATCCAGGAGGAAAAGAAAATTGTTGGTTCTCCTTTATATCTGAGTCCCGAATCTATTCGTAATCAGGGGGTAGATAATCGCAGTGACATTTATTCATTAGGAGCCACTTTTTATCATCTGCTTGCAGGAATACCACCTTTTTATGATAATTCATGCAGTAACCTTCTTTTTAAACAACTCAATGACCCTGTTCCTCCATTGAAGCAAAAATGCCCGGAAACCCCCGATTTTCTTTGTGAGACTATAGAAAAAATGATGGCAAAAAAATGCGAAGAACGTTTTCAGAATTACCAGGAAATTATCGACTGTCTTAATTGTTCCTCCAGTTCAAAATAG
- the nifJ gene encoding pyruvate:ferredoxin (flavodoxin) oxidoreductase, which produces MAKKMKTIDGNTAAAHVAYAMSDVAAIYPITPSTPMGEIADEWAAQGQKNVFGQILHIRQMQSEAGAAGAVHGALAAGALTTTFTASQGLLLMIPNMYKISGELLPAVFHVSARAIAAHALSIFGDHADVMAVRQTGFALLCSGSVQEVMDLALVSHLSSIKGRVPFLHFFDGFRTSHEIQKIELIDYESMASLVDYDAVSAFRKRAMNPEHPTVRGTAQNPDIYFQGREAANSYYLEIPETVKYYMKKVGELTGRHYKLFDYTGDPEAERVIVAMGSSCEVIEEVVNRLNENGESVGLVKVRLYRPFVVDAFLAALPASANRITVLDRTKEPGAIGDPLYVDICTAFFERNEMPVIVGGRYGLGSKEFTPAMAKAVFDNMKSAGPKNHFTVGITDDVTHTSLEVENDVETTPEGTIQCKFWGLGSDGTVGANKSAIKIIGDNTDLFAQGYFAYDSKKSGGITVSHLRFGEKPIQSTNLVTSADFIACHKSNYVELYDILEGIKQGGTFLLNSPWSLKEMEEHIPAEMKRTIASKNLKFFNVDAVKIAKAVGLGVMINMIMQTSFFKLSNVIPFEKAIALLKDEINKVYGKKGEKIVNMNIGAVDQTLANLVEIKYPKSWKNAVDESGAGSEKLEFLEKVMRPMLAQQGDKLPVSVFEPDGVFPVATSQYEKRGVAINVPEWIAENCIQCNQCSYVCPHAAIIPVLATDDEIKDVPASFETKPALGKELKGYQFRIQVNTLDCQGCGNCADICPSKKKALEMKPIETQVSTQVPNHKVSLTIPFKDNIVSRESVKGSQFQKPLMEFSGACAGCGETPYVKVLTQLFGERMIIANATGCTSIWGASAPSVPYCVDKNGHGPAWGNSLFEDAAEFGYGISMGVIQRRQKLADLIKEAVADNEISEELKATMAGWLEGLNDPEISRKYSDQLKKILTETKKTPLLDEILSMSDLFVKKSVWAFGGDGWAYDIGFGGVDHVIASGEDVNILVLDTEVYSNTGGQSSKATPTGSVAKFAVSGKKIGKKDLGRIAMTYGYVYVASVAMGASKQQTLKAFIEADKYPGPSLIICYAPCINQGIRKGMGKTQEEENLAVASGYWPLYRYNPLLAQEGKNPFIFESKAPDGTLQEFLSGENRYASLEKQFPEESKKLRQKIEKEYNERYEIYKHMSGSTSDEEKE; this is translated from the coding sequence ATGGCAAAAAAAATGAAAACCATCGATGGGAATACAGCAGCAGCTCATGTAGCTTATGCCATGAGCGATGTTGCCGCAATATATCCTATTACCCCTTCAACCCCGATGGGCGAAATTGCGGATGAATGGGCGGCTCAAGGGCAGAAAAATGTTTTCGGCCAGATATTACATATCAGACAAATGCAATCCGAAGCGGGCGCAGCAGGCGCAGTTCATGGCGCTCTTGCGGCAGGTGCTCTTACTACTACTTTTACCGCATCCCAGGGCCTGCTTCTCATGATTCCTAATATGTATAAAATTTCAGGAGAGCTTCTTCCGGCAGTATTTCATGTAAGCGCAAGAGCAATTGCCGCTCATGCACTTTCAATTTTCGGTGATCATGCCGATGTAATGGCTGTTCGTCAGACAGGTTTTGCTCTTTTATGCTCCGGTTCCGTTCAGGAGGTAATGGATCTTGCGCTTGTATCGCATCTATCATCTATCAAAGGCAGAGTGCCGTTTCTTCATTTTTTCGACGGTTTCAGAACTTCGCATGAAATCCAGAAAATCGAATTAATCGATTATGAATCCATGGCATCTCTTGTCGATTATGATGCCGTATCCGCTTTCCGCAAAAGAGCAATGAACCCTGAACACCCGACTGTTCGCGGTACGGCGCAGAATCCCGATATATATTTTCAGGGAAGGGAAGCCGCTAATTCTTACTATCTTGAGATACCCGAAACGGTAAAATATTACATGAAAAAAGTTGGGGAACTCACTGGCCGACATTACAAACTTTTTGATTATACCGGAGACCCGGAAGCTGAAAGAGTTATTGTTGCAATGGGTTCTTCCTGCGAAGTTATTGAGGAAGTTGTAAACAGGCTTAATGAAAATGGAGAAAGTGTCGGGCTTGTCAAGGTTCGTCTTTACAGACCATTTGTAGTTGATGCGTTTCTTGCGGCTCTGCCGGCTTCTGCAAACCGTATAACCGTACTTGACAGAACAAAAGAGCCCGGAGCTATCGGTGATCCTCTTTATGTTGATATCTGTACGGCTTTTTTTGAAAGAAATGAGATGCCGGTTATCGTAGGCGGACGTTACGGACTAGGTTCAAAAGAATTTACTCCTGCAATGGCCAAAGCCGTATTTGATAACATGAAATCAGCCGGACCGAAAAATCATTTTACGGTAGGTATTACAGATGATGTAACTCATACTTCCCTTGAAGTGGAAAATGATGTGGAAACCACGCCGGAAGGAACCATACAGTGTAAATTCTGGGGCCTTGGCTCAGATGGTACGGTTGGAGCAAATAAATCCGCCATCAAAATTATAGGAGACAATACCGACTTGTTTGCTCAGGGCTATTTTGCCTATGATTCAAAAAAATCAGGCGGAATAACCGTATCGCATCTTCGTTTCGGGGAAAAACCCATACAGTCCACCAACCTTGTCACTTCCGCTGATTTCATTGCATGTCACAAATCAAATTATGTAGAACTATATGATATTTTAGAAGGCATAAAACAGGGTGGAACCTTTCTTTTAAATTCACCGTGGTCTTTAAAGGAAATGGAAGAACACATTCCCGCTGAAATGAAAAGAACAATCGCTTCTAAAAATTTAAAATTTTTTAATGTTGATGCTGTTAAAATTGCAAAAGCTGTAGGGCTTGGCGTAATGATAAACATGATCATGCAGACGTCATTTTTCAAGCTGTCAAATGTAATACCCTTTGAAAAAGCAATAGCTCTGTTAAAAGATGAAATAAACAAGGTTTACGGCAAAAAGGGCGAAAAAATCGTCAATATGAATATAGGTGCGGTTGACCAGACCCTTGCAAATCTTGTTGAAATCAAATACCCAAAATCATGGAAAAATGCTGTTGATGAAAGCGGGGCAGGATCAGAAAAACTTGAATTTCTGGAAAAAGTTATGCGTCCCATGCTTGCCCAGCAGGGTGATAAACTGCCGGTAAGTGTTTTTGAACCCGATGGGGTTTTCCCGGTTGCTACATCACAATATGAAAAGCGCGGTGTTGCAATCAATGTTCCTGAATGGATAGCCGAAAACTGCATCCAGTGCAACCAGTGTTCGTACGTTTGCCCCCATGCAGCTATTATTCCTGTTCTTGCAACAGATGATGAGATTAAAGATGTGCCTGCATCTTTTGAAACTAAACCGGCTTTGGGAAAGGAGCTTAAAGGGTATCAATTCAGGATTCAGGTTAATACTTTAGACTGCCAGGGCTGCGGAAATTGTGCCGATATATGCCCGTCCAAGAAAAAAGCTCTGGAAATGAAACCTATTGAAACGCAAGTAAGTACTCAGGTTCCCAATCATAAAGTTTCATTGACCATACCTTTTAAAGACAACATCGTTTCAAGAGAATCTGTCAAAGGAAGCCAGTTTCAAAAACCTCTTATGGAATTTTCCGGAGCCTGCGCCGGATGCGGTGAAACTCCTTATGTTAAGGTATTGACTCAGCTTTTTGGCGAAAGAATGATTATAGCCAATGCAACGGGTTGCACTTCAATATGGGGTGCTTCTGCTCCTTCGGTTCCCTACTGTGTGGATAAAAACGGGCACGGCCCTGCCTGGGGAAATTCTCTTTTCGAGGATGCGGCGGAATTCGGATACGGAATATCTATGGGAGTAATTCAGCGCCGGCAAAAGCTTGCGGATCTGATAAAAGAAGCTGTTGCAGACAATGAAATATCAGAAGAACTTAAAGCCACTATGGCAGGATGGCTTGAAGGTTTGAATGATCCGGAAATTTCAAGAAAATACTCAGATCAGCTTAAAAAAATCCTTACCGAAACAAAGAAAACGCCTCTTTTGGATGAAATACTTTCTATGTCGGATCTTTTTGTGAAAAAATCGGTATGGGCTTTCGGCGGTGACGGATGGGCCTATGATATCGGTTTCGGCGGTGTTGATCATGTTATAGCTTCCGGTGAAGATGTTAATATTCTTGTGCTTGATACCGAAGTTTATTCAAATACCGGCGGCCAGTCCTCAAAAGCCACACCTACTGGTTCGGTTGCCAAATTTGCAGTATCAGGCAAAAAGATTGGTAAAAAAGATCTGGGCAGAATAGCCATGACTTACGGTTATGTTTATGTGGCTTCAGTTGCAATGGGTGCAAGCAAGCAGCAGACACTCAAGGCTTTCATTGAAGCAGATAAATATCCCGGGCCTTCTCTTATAATATGCTATGCTCCGTGCATTAACCAGGGCATCAGAAAAGGCATGGGAAAAACTCAGGAAGAAGAAAATCTTGCTGTTGCATCAGGCTACTGGCCGCTTTACAGATACAATCCTCTTCTTGCACAAGAAGGTAAAAATCCTTTTATTTTCGAATCGAAAGCTCCGGATGGAACCTTGCAGGAATTTCTTTCAGGCGAAAACAGATATGCATCACTTGAAAAGCAGTTTCCGGAAGAATCCAAAAAACTTCGCCAAAAGATCGAAAAGGAGTATAACGAAAGATATGAAATATATAAACATATGTCAGGAAGTACTTCAGACGAAGAAAAAGAATAA